A genomic window from Streptomyces mirabilis includes:
- a CDS encoding extracellular solute-binding protein → MPVRPTAAPLLLATLLTATALSACGSGSGSDPDTVKVSFKQSTDNSIRVMDTYLGEMKKEFEKANPGKKVELVPIKAPDSEYYTKLQQMLRSPKTAPDLVYEDTFLINSDITSGYLKPLDPYLDKWPDWNQFVDTAQSAAKAQDGKTYGVPDGTDTRGLWFDKGIFKKAGLPADWQPKTWDEVLAAARTIKAKVPGVTPLNVYTGKPAGEAATMQGFEMLLYGTGDGTSDPLYDTASKKWIAGSQAFKDALTFVHTVYKEKLGPDVSDALDPNFPTNVRGELMPKGKLGINLDGSWLPQDWLKGAGHEWPEWSQKLGLAYMPTQTGQAPGKVSMSGGWTWSIPAKASNPDLAFKFIETMQTRANAQKWYIANSGIAVRKDVASDPGYVKAQPGIKFFTDLVASTHYRPAYPAYPKVSTAIQEAMEGVTTGDSSVDKAASGYDEELKTATDNQVIRK, encoded by the coding sequence GTGCCCGTGCGCCCCACCGCCGCCCCGCTGCTCCTCGCCACTCTGCTCACCGCGACCGCGCTCAGCGCCTGCGGATCGGGCTCCGGAAGCGATCCGGACACCGTGAAGGTCTCCTTCAAGCAGTCCACGGACAACTCGATCCGCGTCATGGACACCTACTTGGGGGAGATGAAGAAGGAGTTCGAGAAGGCCAACCCCGGCAAGAAGGTCGAACTCGTCCCGATCAAGGCCCCGGACTCCGAGTACTACACCAAGCTCCAGCAGATGCTGAGATCCCCCAAGACGGCCCCCGACCTGGTCTACGAGGACACCTTCCTCATCAACTCGGACATCACGAGCGGGTACTTGAAGCCCCTGGACCCCTACCTCGACAAGTGGCCCGACTGGAACCAGTTCGTCGACACGGCACAGTCGGCCGCGAAGGCGCAGGACGGGAAGACGTACGGCGTCCCGGACGGCACGGACACCCGGGGCCTCTGGTTCGACAAGGGCATCTTCAAGAAGGCGGGCCTGCCCGCGGACTGGCAGCCGAAGACGTGGGACGAGGTGCTGGCCGCCGCACGCACCATCAAGGCGAAGGTCCCCGGCGTCACCCCGCTGAACGTCTACACGGGCAAGCCGGCGGGCGAGGCGGCCACCATGCAGGGCTTCGAGATGCTGCTGTACGGGACGGGCGACGGTACGTCGGACCCTCTGTACGACACGGCGTCGAAGAAGTGGATCGCGGGCAGTCAGGCCTTCAAGGACGCGCTCACCTTCGTGCACACGGTCTACAAGGAGAAGCTGGGCCCCGATGTCTCGGACGCCCTGGACCCGAACTTCCCCACGAACGTCCGCGGCGAACTGATGCCCAAGGGCAAGCTCGGCATCAACCTGGACGGCAGCTGGCTGCCGCAGGACTGGCTGAAGGGCGCGGGGCACGAGTGGCCCGAGTGGTCGCAGAAACTCGGCCTCGCGTACATGCCGACGCAGACCGGCCAGGCTCCCGGCAAGGTGAGCATGTCCGGCGGCTGGACCTGGTCGATCCCCGCCAAGGCGTCCAACCCGGATCTCGCCTTCAAGTTCATCGAGACGATGCAGACCAGGGCGAACGCGCAGAAGTGGTACATCGCCAACTCCGGCATCGCGGTGCGCAAGGACGTGGCCTCCGACCCCGGGTACGTGAAGGCGCAGCCCGGCATCAAGTTCTTCACGGACCTGGTCGCGAGCACGCACTACCGCCCCGCGTACCCGGCCTATCCCAAGGTCTCGACGGCCATCCAGGAGGCCATGGAGGGCGTGACGACGGGTGACAGCTCGGTCGACAAGGCGGCGAGCGGGTACGACGAGGAACTGAAGACGGCCACCGACAACCAGGTGATCAGGAAGTGA
- a CDS encoding helix-turn-helix domain-containing protein produces the protein MKVNEDTFPDPVPAQDGVEDRRQRKARQTRNALAAAALDLILERGLADVTVGAVADRADVTRRTFSRHFVGKEDAALDFVRGDGDRINALLRARPADEPPLLAYRRAVADWLADRENPASHIRPRMRALLALVDTEPALFAAYERIRVDAQEESIRIIADRLHVDDVRDLRPAVVVDAAAGVLTAALRAWARGIQADHSDADPGERRDAHPGDRPEDHHDPDAVDLAALVEQAYDALMGEAALAASHRATPVPGK, from the coding sequence ATGAAGGTCAACGAGGACACCTTTCCCGACCCCGTCCCGGCTCAGGACGGAGTCGAGGACCGTCGGCAGCGCAAGGCCCGGCAGACCCGCAACGCCCTGGCCGCCGCCGCGCTCGACCTGATCCTGGAGCGTGGCCTCGCCGACGTCACCGTCGGGGCCGTCGCCGATCGCGCCGACGTCACCCGCCGCACCTTCAGCCGCCACTTCGTGGGCAAGGAGGACGCCGCCCTCGACTTCGTCCGGGGCGACGGGGACCGCATCAACGCCCTCCTGCGGGCCCGGCCCGCCGACGAACCCCCGCTCCTCGCCTACCGCAGGGCCGTCGCCGACTGGCTCGCCGACCGGGAGAACCCGGCCTCGCACATACGGCCGCGCATGCGCGCGCTGCTCGCCCTCGTCGACACCGAACCCGCGCTGTTCGCCGCGTACGAGCGCATCCGGGTCGACGCCCAGGAGGAGTCGATCCGCATCATCGCCGACCGGCTCCACGTCGACGACGTCCGCGATCTGCGCCCGGCCGTCGTCGTCGACGCCGCCGCGGGCGTCCTCACCGCCGCGCTGCGCGCCTGGGCGCGCGGCATACAGGCGGACCACTCCGACGCGGACCCCGGCGAGCGTCGCGACGCGCACCCCGGGGACCGCCCCGAAGACCACCACGACCCGGACGCCGTCGACCTCGCCGCTCTCGTGGAGCAGGCCTACGACGCCCTGATGGGAGAAGCCGCCCTCGCGGCCTCCCACCGCGCCACCCCCGTACCAGGAAAGTGA
- a CDS encoding SDR family NAD(P)-dependent oxidoreductase, translating into MVLTTPSVLVPDCSTEFSGKAALVTGAASGIGLATARRLGAGGAGVVIADHNAEGAEKAAAELRAEGLHAAAVAVDVTRPESVEAAVAFAVDTFGGLHLAVNNAGVGGPVVPIGAYDIDAYNRVVRTNLDGVFHCLRYELPAIEAAGTGGAIVNVSSILGSVASAGSSAYVAAKHGVVGLTKAAAAEYAPKGIRVNAVGPGFIDTPLLKEMEKAQYDGLVALHPAGRLGRPEEVAELVTFLLSERASFVHGSYHLVDGAYTAV; encoded by the coding sequence ATGGTCCTCACCACCCCCAGCGTCCTCGTCCCCGACTGCTCCACCGAGTTCTCCGGCAAGGCCGCCCTCGTCACCGGCGCCGCCTCCGGCATCGGCCTCGCCACCGCCCGCCGCCTCGGCGCCGGCGGTGCGGGCGTCGTCATCGCCGACCACAACGCCGAGGGCGCCGAGAAGGCCGCCGCCGAACTCCGGGCCGAGGGCCTCCACGCCGCCGCCGTCGCGGTCGACGTCACCCGGCCCGAGTCCGTCGAGGCGGCCGTCGCCTTCGCCGTCGACACCTTCGGCGGCCTGCACCTCGCCGTGAACAACGCGGGCGTCGGCGGACCCGTCGTGCCCATCGGCGCGTACGACATCGACGCCTACAACCGGGTGGTACGCACGAACCTCGACGGGGTCTTCCACTGCCTGCGCTACGAGCTTCCGGCCATCGAGGCGGCGGGCACGGGCGGCGCGATCGTCAATGTCTCCTCGATCCTCGGCTCGGTCGCCTCGGCCGGCTCGTCCGCGTACGTCGCCGCCAAGCACGGCGTGGTGGGACTGACGAAGGCCGCGGCCGCCGAGTACGCCCCGAAGGGCATCCGCGTCAACGCGGTCGGCCCCGGCTTCATCGACACCCCACTGCTGAAGGAGATGGAGAAGGCCCAGTACGACGGCCTGGTCGCGCTGCACCCGGCAGGCCGCCTCGGCCGCCCCGAGGAGGTCGCCGAACTGGTCACCTTCCTGCTCTCCGAGCGCGCCTCCTTCGTCCACGGCAGCTACCACTTGGTCGACGGCGCCTACACGGCCGTCTGA
- a CDS encoding NAD(P)-dependent alcohol dehydrogenase — translation MKALQYRTIGAAPEVVTVPDPEPGPGQVLLKVSAAGVCHSDIAVMSWPAESFPYALPLTLGHEGAGTVAALGDGVSGLREGDPVAVYGPWGCGLCAKCAEGKENYCLRADELGIRPPGLGAPGAMAEYLIVDDARHLVPLDGLDPVAAVPLTDAGLTPYHAIKRALPKLLPGSTAVVIGTGGLGHVAIQLLRAMTAARVIALDVNEDKLALARRVGAHESVLSDAGAAAKVRELTGGIGAQAVFDFVGAEPTVRTAGALAAVEGEISIVGIGGGALPVGFGALPFEVSVHAPYWGSRGELIEVLDLARAGAVSVHTETYSLDEAPLAYERLHAGKVNGRAVILPNG, via the coding sequence ATGAAGGCACTCCAGTACCGCACCATCGGTGCCGCCCCCGAGGTCGTCACCGTCCCCGATCCCGAACCCGGCCCCGGACAGGTCCTGTTGAAGGTCTCCGCGGCGGGCGTCTGCCACTCGGACATCGCCGTGATGAGCTGGCCCGCCGAGAGTTTCCCGTACGCACTGCCGCTGACCCTCGGGCACGAGGGCGCGGGCACGGTCGCCGCGCTCGGCGACGGAGTGAGCGGACTGAGGGAGGGCGACCCGGTGGCCGTCTACGGGCCGTGGGGCTGCGGCCTCTGCGCCAAGTGCGCCGAGGGCAAGGAGAACTACTGTCTGCGCGCCGACGAGCTCGGCATCCGCCCGCCGGGGCTCGGCGCGCCCGGTGCGATGGCCGAGTACCTGATCGTCGACGACGCCCGTCACCTCGTACCGCTCGACGGTCTCGACCCGGTCGCCGCGGTGCCCCTGACGGACGCCGGGCTGACCCCGTACCACGCGATCAAGCGGGCGCTGCCCAAGCTGCTGCCCGGGTCCACCGCCGTCGTCATCGGCACGGGCGGACTCGGCCACGTCGCCATCCAGTTGCTGCGGGCCATGACCGCGGCCCGGGTGATCGCCCTCGACGTCAACGAGGACAAGCTCGCGCTCGCCCGGAGGGTCGGGGCGCACGAGAGCGTCCTGTCCGACGCCGGGGCCGCCGCGAAGGTACGGGAACTCACCGGGGGCATCGGCGCCCAGGCCGTGTTCGACTTCGTCGGCGCGGAGCCGACCGTGCGGACCGCCGGGGCGCTCGCCGCGGTGGAGGGCGAGATCAGCATCGTCGGGATCGGCGGGGGCGCCCTGCCCGTCGGCTTCGGCGCGCTGCCCTTCGAGGTGTCGGTCCACGCCCCCTACTGGGGCTCCCGCGGCGAGCTGATCGAGGTCCTCGACCTCGCCCGCGCCGGAGCCGTGTCCGTGCACACCGAGACGTACTCCCTCGACGAGGCACCCCTCGCGTACGAGCGGCTGCACGCCGGGAAGGTGAACGGCCGCGCCGTGATCCTGCCGAACGGCTGA
- a CDS encoding response regulator — protein MTADPIRVLVVEDDPVAADAHVMYVGRVPGFTAVGKAHTGAEARRALDRTPVDLLLLDLHLPDVHGLQLARSLRAAGYHADVIAVTSARDLAVVREGVSLGVVQYVLKPFTFATLRDRLVRYAEFHAAVGEASGQDEVDRALATLRAPGPAALPKGLSAPTLERVTRTLRDSAEGLTAAGVAESVGISRITARRYLEHLVEAGRAARAPQYGQVGRPELQYRWVKG, from the coding sequence ATGACCGCCGACCCCATCCGCGTACTCGTCGTCGAGGACGACCCGGTCGCCGCCGACGCGCACGTCATGTATGTGGGCCGGGTGCCCGGCTTCACCGCCGTCGGCAAGGCGCACACGGGCGCGGAGGCGCGGCGCGCGCTGGACCGTACGCCGGTGGACCTGCTGCTGCTCGACCTGCACCTGCCGGACGTGCACGGACTGCAGCTGGCCCGCTCCCTGCGCGCCGCCGGCTATCACGCGGACGTGATCGCGGTGACGTCCGCGCGGGACCTCGCGGTCGTACGGGAAGGGGTCTCGCTCGGGGTCGTCCAGTACGTCCTGAAGCCCTTCACCTTCGCCACCCTGCGCGACCGCCTCGTGCGGTACGCCGAATTCCACGCGGCGGTGGGCGAGGCGAGCGGCCAGGACGAGGTGGACCGCGCCCTGGCCACCCTGCGCGCCCCTGGCCCGGCCGCCCTCCCCAAGGGCCTCAGCGCGCCGACGCTGGAGCGGGTCACCCGGACGCTGCGGGACAGCGCCGAGGGCCTGACGGCGGCCGGGGTCGCGGAGTCGGTCGGCATCTCCCGGATCACGGCCCGGCGCTATCTGGAGCATCTGGTGGAGGCGGGACGGGCGGCGCGGGCCCCGCAGTACGGGCAGGTGGGGCGGCCGGAGCTGCAGTACCGGTGGGTCAAGGGCTGA
- a CDS encoding sensor histidine kinase, with protein MRFLPVQRPRSLAGQLFAMQAVLIAVLVAGYALFSYVSDRSQAEDAAGRQAMAVARSIADAPSVRDAIRTTNPTKDLQPYALQVQRDTGVDFVTIMNPQGIRWTHPDETLIGKHFLGHIGPALHGKSFTETYTGSLGASVRAVTPVLDNGHIVGLVSAGIKVEAITQRVQDQVTALVGVAGSALALGGIGTYVINARLRRSTHGMNAAELSRMHDYHQAALHAVREGLLMLDGQYRVALMNDGGRELLGVTDEVVGHSVAELGLPAPLTGALLSAEPRVDEVHLTASRVLVVNTSPVSGGERRGTVVTLRDVTELQSLMGELDSERGFTQALRSQAHEAANRLHTVVSLIELGRAEEAVEFATAELELAQTLTDEVISAVSEPVLAALLLGKAAQANERGVELVVSEESGIDDGLLQTGLPARDLVTVLGNLIDNAMDAAQGTVGARVTVTAFTDDAGLVLRVADTGAGVDPAHAEAVFQRGWSTKPAGPGGRGLGLALVRQAVSRHDGTLTVAEARGGGAEFEARLPLPTVAPGAPAAPVPEAAEEPAPATTERATTEGATAEGATAEPESAQHTLPGGDV; from the coding sequence ATGCGCTTCCTCCCCGTCCAGCGACCCCGCAGCCTGGCCGGCCAGCTCTTCGCCATGCAGGCCGTGCTCATCGCGGTGCTCGTCGCCGGGTACGCGCTGTTCAGCTACGTCAGCGACCGCAGCCAGGCCGAGGACGCGGCGGGCCGCCAGGCCATGGCCGTGGCCCGCTCGATCGCCGACGCACCCTCCGTCCGGGACGCCATCCGCACCACGAACCCCACCAAGGACCTCCAGCCGTACGCGCTCCAGGTGCAGCGGGACACCGGCGTGGACTTCGTGACGATCATGAACCCGCAGGGCATCCGCTGGACCCACCCCGACGAGACACTGATCGGCAAGCACTTCCTCGGCCACATCGGGCCCGCCCTGCACGGCAAGTCCTTCACGGAGACGTACACGGGCAGCCTCGGGGCGTCCGTCCGTGCCGTCACCCCGGTCCTGGACAACGGCCACATCGTCGGCCTGGTCAGCGCGGGCATCAAGGTCGAGGCGATCACCCAGCGCGTGCAGGACCAGGTGACCGCCCTAGTCGGCGTCGCGGGCAGCGCACTCGCGCTCGGCGGCATCGGCACCTACGTCATCAACGCCCGGCTGCGCCGCTCCACGCACGGCATGAACGCGGCCGAGCTGAGCCGGATGCACGACTACCACCAGGCCGCGCTGCACGCCGTGCGCGAGGGGCTGCTGATGCTGGACGGGCAGTACAGGGTGGCGCTGATGAACGACGGCGGGCGGGAGCTGCTGGGGGTGACGGACGAGGTCGTCGGACACTCCGTGGCCGAACTCGGGCTGCCCGCACCGCTCACGGGCGCCCTGCTGTCGGCGGAGCCGCGGGTGGACGAGGTGCATCTGACGGCGTCGCGCGTGCTGGTCGTCAACACCTCCCCGGTGTCCGGCGGCGAGCGGCGCGGCACCGTGGTCACCCTGCGCGATGTGACCGAACTCCAGTCCCTGATGGGTGAGTTGGACTCCGAGCGCGGCTTCACCCAGGCGCTGCGCTCGCAGGCGCACGAGGCCGCGAACCGGCTGCACACGGTGGTCTCGCTGATCGAGCTCGGGCGCGCCGAGGAGGCCGTCGAGTTCGCCACCGCCGAGCTCGAACTCGCCCAGACGCTCACCGACGAGGTGATCTCGGCGGTCAGCGAGCCGGTCCTCGCCGCCCTGCTGCTGGGCAAGGCGGCCCAGGCGAACGAGCGGGGCGTGGAGCTGGTGGTGTCGGAGGAGAGCGGCATCGACGACGGGCTGCTCCAGACCGGCCTGCCGGCCCGTGACCTGGTCACCGTGCTGGGCAATCTGATCGACAACGCGATGGACGCGGCGCAGGGGACGGTCGGGGCGCGAGTGACCGTCACGGCCTTCACGGACGACGCCGGGCTGGTCCTGCGGGTCGCGGACACGGGCGCGGGAGTCGACCCCGCCCACGCGGAGGCGGTCTTCCAGCGCGGCTGGTCCACCAAACCGGCGGGGCCCGGCGGCCGGGGCCTCGGGCTGGCCCTCGTACGCCAGGCGGTGAGCCGGCACGACGGCACGCTGACGGTGGCGGAGGCGCGCGGGGGCGGGGCGGAGTTCGAGGCGCGGCTGCCGTTGCCTACGGTGGCCCCGGGCGCCCCTGCCGCACCCGTGCCGGAGGCCGCCGAAGAACCGGCCCCGGCCACCACCGAAAGAGCCACCACCGAAGGGGCCACCGCCGAAGGGGCCACCGCCGAGCCCGAGTCCGCCCAGCACACTCTGCCTGGAGGCGACGTATGA